In a single window of the Paenibacillus sp. MMS20-IR301 genome:
- a CDS encoding HEAT repeat domain-containing protein: MKLTRDPLDKQSFLKELDSLGYSDRSKKVAILGREHLGSARYSELLSSLLEDGAYEARLALTGAIATLDVPVILSALRHPLASIRNTAAGLLAKVASEEEIERELPGMSQDCRRKLLRTISQLNRRELAERILPVVHARSGAEEAAIVLQACTPATVSQWLGEIGYAVKDWKKLAIRHLDVVAVYFVTTLEDTPLREKGRVWSRFSSAMELLCKEKPELVLANAMTNGPMGSIHPAFKKQLGPLVRQYPDAVYQLLTQSELRSDLIRYGVPEGVLKRKKYLSLEQWTELAKLLADYPNHIANLLYHMAPSSRREIFDAVYPEDKRKGRIFPDKILYVLPHALRDGEAARMLDLREIRDDRERTLRITACRSIRHSREKLEQAAQVSSADERGAALMQLIRSTALSRQGMQETLVYLGRIRNDQDPVRGLVFKALSESPASAFTDSDVPQLEVLVDSVIDARDTSYGTKYSVQQLAFAILRHTAVQPHSGLFRFALDTITKLARQSGQLSLPSLERNMPKGVEELIFDEIYTLAAQAGRRENYNLLFSLANSFGTRGHGIQKLQHLLEEAAKVKSESTAMQAARYWLAPHKTRDARVKELLSLDKSYIKIQEVFQHLHLRRQEWLDPFISGNAVKGRFLSGKTIYLVPAEGGFYRWLPRQQQAYQALLDKVVSDPKRNLWERARAIRIMAGMPDLRPDRLFGLVQDKEVAVAEAALHALSLTEEPEKVLPVLLDNLDGDRARVAMYSIPRCIRRVNPELLTAMLKELLQRDKLKITVRKEAVRLLGAYRSGDSLPLLLNEFRKPKTHKDVIIAIGHAARQLLDDERSWGILEAMAASPQTDIVLSILSERPANLPLDYRPRYLALILAIAGHADIFAGRHAFIAMLQWTSGHEAVIAAATARAITDLQDDARWEFAMITLVETCRDGKVNDVIIRVCGELAGAAGREEWNAASTRDLPHRQRLLKLVNQLTSLPRITRMNLIPLYTGIADCLAANETLQQAVVKLNLAVIDWNDVEASAAYVTRIARCIANQPLLLGDAYDQLTHLLEDDRGYWNAETLLTIVDQLGADGAGDEPAYLGLALLEAAGRTLLWTPEPADRLRAYRQHGNIGVRTHAMNIWTNTE, translated from the coding sequence ATGAAGCTAACAAGAGATCCGCTGGACAAACAGAGCTTTCTTAAGGAACTGGATTCCCTGGGGTATTCGGATAGAAGCAAGAAAGTAGCCATTCTGGGCCGGGAACATCTAGGTTCCGCCCGGTATTCAGAGTTACTGTCCTCCTTACTGGAGGATGGTGCGTATGAAGCACGACTGGCCCTGACCGGTGCCATTGCAACACTGGATGTCCCTGTGATTCTGTCCGCGCTGCGGCATCCCCTGGCAAGTATCCGGAATACTGCTGCAGGTCTCTTGGCCAAAGTGGCCTCAGAGGAAGAGATTGAACGTGAGCTTCCCGGAATGTCACAGGATTGCCGCCGCAAGCTGCTGCGCACGATATCCCAGTTGAACCGCAGGGAGTTGGCGGAGCGCATACTGCCGGTGGTTCATGCCCGCTCGGGAGCTGAGGAGGCGGCTATTGTCCTGCAGGCCTGCACTCCGGCAACGGTCAGCCAGTGGCTTGGTGAGATCGGATACGCGGTTAAGGACTGGAAGAAATTGGCCATCCGGCATCTTGATGTGGTCGCGGTTTATTTCGTAACGACGCTGGAGGATACACCCCTCCGGGAAAAAGGGCGTGTCTGGTCGCGGTTCTCTTCCGCAATGGAGCTATTATGCAAAGAAAAGCCGGAGCTGGTGCTTGCGAATGCAATGACTAATGGACCTATGGGCAGTATACATCCGGCGTTTAAAAAACAGCTCGGCCCCCTGGTACGCCAGTATCCCGATGCAGTGTATCAGCTGCTGACACAATCTGAGCTGCGGAGCGATCTGATCAGGTATGGTGTTCCTGAGGGTGTCCTGAAGCGCAAAAAATACCTATCCTTAGAGCAGTGGACGGAGCTGGCCAAGCTGCTTGCAGATTATCCTAATCATATAGCAAATTTGCTTTATCATATGGCGCCTTCCAGCCGCAGAGAGATTTTTGATGCCGTGTATCCGGAGGATAAGCGCAAGGGGCGTATTTTCCCGGATAAAATACTGTATGTATTGCCGCATGCCTTGCGTGACGGGGAAGCGGCCCGGATGCTGGACCTCCGGGAAATCCGGGATGACCGGGAGCGGACACTGAGAATAACAGCTTGCCGTTCTATCCGGCATTCCCGGGAGAAGCTGGAACAGGCAGCGCAGGTATCCAGTGCAGACGAACGCGGGGCTGCGCTGATGCAGCTGATCCGGAGCACGGCACTTTCGCGGCAGGGGATGCAAGAGACGCTTGTCTACCTGGGCCGGATCAGAAATGACCAGGACCCCGTTCGCGGCCTAGTGTTCAAAGCGCTGTCGGAAAGTCCGGCGTCTGCCTTCACAGATAGCGATGTGCCGCAGCTTGAGGTGCTGGTGGATAGTGTTATCGATGCCAGGGATACTTCATATGGTACGAAGTATTCCGTTCAGCAGCTGGCCTTTGCTATTCTGCGGCATACTGCCGTGCAGCCTCATAGCGGGCTGTTCAGGTTCGCCTTGGACACGATTACCAAGCTGGCCCGGCAGAGCGGGCAGCTCTCCCTTCCATCCTTAGAGAGGAACATGCCTAAGGGGGTAGAGGAGCTTATTTTTGATGAAATCTATACATTAGCTGCCCAGGCGGGACGTAGAGAGAATTACAATCTGCTCTTTAGCCTGGCTAACTCTTTCGGTACAAGAGGGCACGGCATTCAGAAGCTTCAGCATCTGCTGGAGGAAGCTGCAAAGGTGAAGTCAGAGTCTACAGCCATGCAGGCGGCAAGATACTGGCTTGCACCGCATAAGACGCGTGATGCCAGAGTTAAGGAATTACTGTCTTTGGACAAATCGTATATCAAGATCCAAGAGGTGTTCCAGCATCTGCATCTGAGACGCCAGGAATGGCTCGATCCGTTTATTTCAGGGAATGCCGTTAAAGGGCGTTTCCTGTCCGGCAAGACGATCTATCTTGTTCCGGCGGAGGGCGGATTCTACAGATGGCTGCCCCGTCAGCAACAGGCTTACCAAGCATTGCTCGACAAAGTCGTCTCTGATCCTAAGCGTAACCTGTGGGAGCGTGCAAGAGCCATCCGGATTATGGCGGGTATGCCTGACCTCAGACCGGACAGGCTGTTCGGGCTTGTACAGGATAAGGAGGTAGCTGTAGCCGAAGCTGCGCTGCATGCCCTGTCGCTGACGGAAGAACCGGAGAAGGTGCTGCCTGTCCTGCTGGATAATCTCGACGGGGACCGGGCCCGTGTAGCCATGTACTCCATACCGCGATGTATCCGCAGAGTAAATCCGGAGTTATTGACGGCTATGCTGAAGGAGCTGCTGCAACGGGACAAGCTGAAGATTACGGTGAGAAAAGAGGCCGTCCGCTTACTCGGTGCGTACAGAAGCGGCGACAGCCTTCCGCTGCTGCTGAATGAGTTCAGGAAACCTAAGACGCATAAGGACGTAATCATCGCGATCGGGCATGCTGCGCGGCAGCTTCTGGATGATGAACGCAGCTGGGGCATTCTGGAGGCGATGGCGGCTTCCCCGCAAACGGATATTGTTCTTAGCATATTGTCTGAGCGGCCGGCTAATCTTCCATTGGACTACAGACCGCGATATTTGGCGTTAATCCTTGCCATTGCTGGACATGCGGATATCTTTGCAGGCAGACATGCGTTCATTGCCATGCTGCAGTGGACCAGTGGGCATGAAGCTGTGATTGCCGCTGCTACCGCCCGGGCTATCACGGATTTGCAGGATGATGCCAGGTGGGAGTTCGCCATGATTACGCTGGTAGAGACCTGCCGGGATGGTAAGGTCAATGACGTGATCATTAGGGTATGCGGGGAGCTGGCGGGTGCGGCGGGAAGAGAGGAGTGGAATGCCGCATCTACAAGAGATCTGCCTCACCGGCAGCGCCTTCTGAAGCTGGTGAACCAGCTGACTAGTTTACCACGGATTACACGGATGAATCTTATCCCGCTGTACACGGGCATCGCTGACTGTCTGGCCGCCAATGAAACTTTGCAGCAGGCTGTAGTGAAGCTGAATCTCGCAGTCATAGACTGGAATGATGTGGAGGCATCCGCCGCTTATGTGACCCGGATTGCCCGCTGTATTGCCAATCAGCCACTGCTGCTAGGGGATGCCTATGATCAGTTAACACATCTTTTAGAAGATGACAGAGGATATTGGAACGCTGAGACGCTGCTTACAATCGTAGATCAGCTAGGGGCTGATGGTGCGGGGGATGAGCCGGCGTATCTTGGGCTGGCGCTGCTTGAAGCCGCCGGACGTACGCTGCTCTGGACTCCGGAGCCGGCAGACCGGCTGAGAGCCTACAGGCAACACGGGAATATTGGGGTCCGTACGCATGCGATGAATATTTGGACCAATACAGAGTGA
- a CDS encoding GyrI-like domain-containing protein, with amino-acid sequence MMNLRKHVQPEQASESYSPRVKPAILRMVEEIKKMEIANEVQVEQITELCSIVDRPEMKVVGIALPVSYESRGYGGYYGFEHASCTLNDYFYTKKLIAEGDMTLLSSLISRQLKGKEIVTVRSEVQGDGNYKVLVGYEVDSFDGLPGHLPEYTETLTVPACRYAKVLINEGKQAERIGYDERMHADEYFVGEFRNDTSYVYNPSGLSFNTYDESGDILTKYEPVMIADNAEQRFASIRFKAVTLPDMKIACSMTPPDSEEFVITKYFGVQDQVFATEAAKYYLHDYYGFALDSGEEGKYNSCFGTRVSSFDSIPGCVEKITLPGGIYLHITQLEVNGDNPGIPYDITFNYLDELFFSANPGYTRDWSRQVIARFRQANCASVFVPLGLE; translated from the coding sequence ATGATGAACTTGAGAAAACATGTACAGCCGGAGCAGGCATCCGAAAGCTATAGTCCCCGGGTCAAGCCGGCAATTCTAAGAATGGTGGAGGAGATTAAGAAAATGGAAATCGCGAATGAGGTGCAGGTAGAGCAGATTACGGAGCTGTGTAGTATCGTGGACAGGCCGGAGATGAAGGTGGTGGGGATTGCGCTGCCGGTATCGTATGAGAGCCGGGGTTACGGCGGATATTATGGCTTTGAGCATGCGAGCTGTACACTGAATGACTACTTTTATACGAAAAAGCTGATTGCTGAAGGAGATATGACACTGCTCTCCAGCCTGATCAGCCGGCAACTGAAAGGCAAGGAGATTGTCACTGTACGTTCAGAGGTGCAGGGCGACGGCAACTATAAAGTGCTTGTAGGTTATGAAGTAGACAGCTTCGACGGATTGCCCGGGCATCTGCCGGAATATACGGAGACGCTTACCGTACCGGCCTGCCGCTATGCCAAGGTTCTGATTAACGAGGGTAAACAAGCGGAACGGATCGGCTATGATGAGCGGATGCATGCAGATGAATATTTTGTCGGGGAATTCCGTAATGACACCAGCTACGTGTACAACCCTTCCGGACTGAGCTTCAATACATATGACGAGTCGGGGGATATTCTCACCAAATACGAACCCGTTATGATTGCGGATAATGCTGAGCAGCGGTTTGCCTCCATCCGCTTCAAGGCGGTGACGTTGCCGGACATGAAGATAGCCTGCAGCATGACGCCGCCTGATTCGGAAGAGTTTGTTATTACCAAATATTTCGGGGTGCAGGATCAGGTGTTTGCCACCGAGGCGGCCAAATATTATCTGCATGATTATTACGGGTTCGCATTGGATAGCGGAGAGGAGGGCAAGTACAATTCCTGCTTCGGCACAAGAGTCAGCAGCTTCGATTCCATTCCCGGATGTGTAGAAAAGATTACGTTACCCGGAGGCATCTACCTGCATATTACCCAGCTTGAAGTGAACGGTGATAATCCGGGGATACCGTATGACATCACATTCAATTATCTGGATGAGCTGTTCTTCAGCGCTAACCCGGGGTATACCCGCGACTGGAGCAGGCAGGTAATCGCCCGCTTCCGGCAAGCCAACTGCGCTTCGGTATTTGTACCGCTTGGACTTGAATAA
- the yaaA gene encoding peroxide stress protein YaaA translates to MRIIISPAKKMKTDTDFLECRGLPQFTSGSEILLGLLQQLSYEEAKALWKCNDAITALNMERIREMDVTRNLTPALFAYEGIQYQYMAPGVLQMKELEYLQQHLRILSGFYGIVRPFDGVVPYRLEMQAKLSGPGFGSIYEFWNRKLADQLCTESDTLLNLASKEYSKTISPYLGKNTRMISVVFGQEIGGKVVERATLVKMARGEMVRFMAEQQISRVEDIRDFSGFDFKFADELSDERTYVFVQQRGAKHETAE, encoded by the coding sequence ATGAGAATCATAATATCGCCTGCCAAGAAGATGAAGACCGATACCGATTTCCTGGAGTGCCGCGGCCTGCCGCAATTCACCAGCGGGTCGGAAATCCTTCTTGGCTTATTACAGCAGCTAAGCTATGAAGAAGCCAAGGCACTGTGGAAATGCAATGATGCTATCACAGCGCTGAATATGGAGCGGATCCGGGAGATGGATGTCACCCGTAATCTGACACCCGCGCTCTTCGCCTACGAGGGGATACAGTACCAGTACATGGCCCCCGGAGTCCTGCAAATGAAGGAGCTGGAATATCTGCAGCAGCACTTGCGGATTCTGTCCGGGTTCTACGGGATTGTCCGGCCCTTTGACGGGGTGGTTCCGTACAGGCTGGAGATGCAGGCGAAGCTTAGCGGCCCCGGATTTGGCTCGATCTATGAGTTCTGGAACCGCAAGCTGGCGGACCAGCTGTGTACAGAGAGTGATACCCTTCTGAATCTGGCCTCTAAAGAATACAGCAAGACCATCTCTCCCTATTTGGGCAAGAACACCAGGATGATCAGTGTGGTATTCGGACAGGAGATCGGCGGCAAGGTGGTGGAGCGGGCAACCCTGGTCAAGATGGCCAGAGGCGAAATGGTCCGGTTCATGGCCGAGCAGCAGATCAGCCGGGTGGAGGACATCCGGGACTTCAGCGGCTTCGATTTCAAATTTGCGGATGAGCTGTCGGATGAGCGTACGTATGTGTTTGTACAACAGCGCGGAGCCAAGCATGAAACAGCTGAATAG